Genomic window (Oryza sativa Japonica Group chromosome 3, ASM3414082v1):
GGCGGAGCCAAAAATTTAACTATATAGGGTCGATTACTTCTAGTTTGTATTCTAGTGTAAttatttctctgttttttctgAATTTATACATAAAAATCAAGTTTTATAAGAGCGTTTAAACAAGCTGTGGAGTCAGCAGATAGATTATGCGTGATCCGCCACTGCTACTCGGTAGGAGTACAGTCGTACACTACTCACATCGCATGACGATGAAAAGTCAAATCACCAAATCAAAATTGCAGTGGTCAACAAGCAACTTCGCATCCGTAGGTGCCAAGCAATTATCATGAATCTGTCGAAATTAGCCCTCGGCAACTATTCAACGAAATCCACGTGCTTCGCCACCCAATCGTCTCACACTTGCATCAAAGTTCTAATCGATTACTACTACTAGCTACTCCTGCTACAAATAGTACCGGAAAGCTCATTCCCAGCTGTAGTGGAGCCGAGGAGTCGATTACAGCATGAGTCAAACTGAGCTGCCTGAGTCCACTTCGCCAAGCGAGAGCtcgccggccatggcgtccaccacgccggcgccgtACGTCGTCGAGGACTGCGGCCCTAACCTCCAGCTCTTCAGCGACGGCACGGTGATCCGCTTCGAGGACTACAACATCCTCCCTCCGCCGGTCTTGCCTCCCGCGCTGTCCACCGTCCAGTGGAAGGACGTCGTCTACGACGCCGGCCGCGGCCTCAAGCTGCGGGTGTACAGGCCACCGGCGGCTACCGTCGCCGGCGAGAAGCTCCCGGTGCTCGTCTACTTCCACGGCGGCGGGTACTTCATCGGCAGCTTCGAGATGGATAACTTCCACGCGTgctgcctccgcctcgcccACGAGCttcccgccgtcgtcctctccgccGACTACCGCCTCGCCCCCGAGcaccgcctccccgccgcccacgacgacgcggcgaccgCCATGTCCTGGGTGCGCGACCAGGCCGTGGCGAgcggggacgccgccgacccATGGCTCGCGGAGTCGGCGGATTTCGGCCGGGTGTTCGTCTCCGGCGACTCGGCCGGCGCGGGCATCGTCCACCACGTCGCCCTCCGCCTCGGGTCGGGCCAGATCGCCGTCGACCCGGCGCGCGTCGCGGGGTGCGCGCTGCTGTTCCCGTActtcggcggcgaggagaggacGAGGTCGGAGGCGGAGTACCCGCCGGGGCCGTTCCTGACGCTGCCCTTCTCCGACCAGGGGTGGCGCCTCGCGCTGCCGCGGGGCGCCACGAGGGACCACCCGCTGGCCAACCCGTTCGGGCCGGAGAGCCCGGCGATGGACGCCgtcgcgctgccgccgctgctcgtgGTGGTCGCCCAGCTCGACCTGCTGCGCGACCGCGACGTGGACTACGCCGCGAGGCTGAGGGCGATGGGGAAGCAGGTGGAGATGGTGGAGTTCGAGGGGCAGCACCACGGGTTCTTCGCCGTCGAGCCGTTAGGCGACGCCGGGAGCGAGCTGGTCCGGGTCGTGAGGCGCTTCGTCTACGGCAACGgcggtgacgccgccgccgccgccgccgccgcgtccaagtAAATCCAGCCGACCAGACACCGATCGCTTTCTGTGGCATTGCGTCAGCTGCCACGTGACAGCATGAGACACGCCCCAGTTCCCACCATGTGATACACGCCCACGGCCCACCTTGGAAGCCTATTGGACATTGGATTTTAACTAGGCCCACTCATATACGACTTGTACCAAACCAATcttctcaaaaagaaaaggaataagttcactcttggtccctctatttgtcaccCAGTCTGATTTTATCCCATGATCGCAAAACTGGGTACGACAGATCCTCCAACTTACGAAACCGTTTAAAAAAGTCCCTCGGCAGAATCTGACACTGGTTTTGGCTGaagtggcgcttacgtggctattttaactcggtcttcatccgatgtggcattgacgtggcgtttacgtggcaattcgatctaaaaaataataaaatctatgggacccacatgtcagtttcacatatacaataataaaaatggtggggcccacatggaccCCACCTAtcatcccctctctccccttcctcttctctctatccctctctctcccctgagaatggcgagcggcggcgggcggcgcagagaggcggctggcggcgggtgGAGCGCGACGACGACCACTGTAGCGTCTCTGAAGACCACGCGCTGCTCAACTGGCTCGTCGTCGGCGCGGCGCTCGTCGGCGACATGTCCTGGTGGCTGCTCAACACTCAACAGCATGAACTACCAGCTCTGGACACTGATGGTTGGCTTGGTTGCAGTTGGCTTTAATGCTGCAGTGAGGTTACATTGCTTCCACTAAACTCATCTGGAGCTCACACACATGCTTTGCCTGCCACATTTTTCTGTCAGTGTTAGCGTGGCAAACGAATTAACTAGGCGCGAACCACCCGAAAGCAGCCAAGTTCTCGGTCGTCGTCGCCCGCGGCCATGGTGATCTCCGCctagccgcccccgcctcgTCACCCGGATCCCGTCGCGGatggcgccgcggcggtggagtcAGCGGCGTCGAGCGCTCGCCACCAGCCGcggtcctctcgtcgttcccgtcGCTGAAGACGTGGGGGAGCCACCGCGTCCTGCGGTGCGCCCACGTCAACCGTGCCGGTGACGCCATCGGAACGGGGTCAAGGAGCGGCTCCTGCTCCATCTGCGCGAGGTGGATGGGAGCGACGTGGTGGCCGACGCGGAAGTTGCAGCGGCGGTAGCccggccccggcgccggcgctccacccgccgctcgtcgccgctccacccaccgcctgccgcctctcagctccgtcgccgcccctcTGCGCTGCCCGCCGCTGCTCACCATTttcaggggagagagagaggggggtagggagaagagaaaggatagaggggatagagagagagaggtgatgacaggtgggatccacgtgggccccaccatttttttattagtgtgtgtgaaactgacatgtgggtcccatatattttattatttttggatcgaattgccacgtaagcgccacgtcaatgccacatcggatgaagaccgagtcaaaatagccacgtaagcgccacctCAGCCAAAACCGGGtcaaatactgccgagggaccttatttaaatggttttgtaagttggggaacCTGTTGTACCCGGTTTTACGatcgagggatgaaaatcagactgggcgacaaatagagggacccaaagtgaacttattccaaaagaaaaataagatgaaTTGTATGAttgctgttttttcttttcaatgacGAATTTGaaattccacatgccatttGAATTGTTCCCTACCATTTGTGC
Coding sequences:
- the LOC4334379 gene encoding carboxylesterase 15; translated protein: MSQTELPESTSPSESSPAMASTTPAPYVVEDCGPNLQLFSDGTVIRFEDYNILPPPVLPPALSTVQWKDVVYDAGRGLKLRVYRPPAATVAGEKLPVLVYFHGGGYFIGSFEMDNFHACCLRLAHELPAVVLSADYRLAPEHRLPAAHDDAATAMSWVRDQAVASGDAADPWLAESADFGRVFVSGDSAGAGIVHHVALRLGSGQIAVDPARVAGCALLFPYFGGEERTRSEAEYPPGPFLTLPFSDQGWRLALPRGATRDHPLANPFGPESPAMDAVALPPLLVVVAQLDLLRDRDVDYAARLRAMGKQVEMVEFEGQHHGFFAVEPLGDAGSELVRVVRRFVYGNGGDAAAAAAAASK